In Achromobacter spanius, the following proteins share a genomic window:
- the ppx gene encoding exopolyphosphatase produces the protein MDQLLAAVDLGSNSFRLSIGRIVQQDGTPQIYQIDRLKETVRLAAGLDAEKRLGDDAIERAIAVLERFGDRLRSFHPNRVRAVATNTFRVARNTRDFLPRAEAALGFPIEVIAGREEARLIFSGVVHTLPPSPNKRLVIDIGGGSTEVIIGKGHEPGLMSSLYMGCVSYSRQFFSDGVVDAHQMKQAELAARREIEVIAKQYRKMGWKEAYGSSGTAKALFAILTESRFSDRGITRAGLAKLKDRIVRSGRVIPSELPGIKIERSDVLPGGLAIMTALFDELGIDVMHTGDGALRLGVLYDLLGRDDEHDKRDESVRQFMKRYHVDVNQARRVRHAALTLFDAMFPEGQERAELRPALGWAADLHEVGVSIAHNAYHKHTAYVLENADMPGFSRADQQLLALLALGHQGKLTKLEPLIRTRAQWKAILSLRLAVLLFRRRGEIEPLPLTASVRESSIVVRVNRDWLTQHPLSDFTLRAEEAEWNKVGFSFELLEF, from the coding sequence ATGGATCAACTTCTGGCCGCGGTGGACCTCGGGTCCAACAGCTTCCGCCTCTCTATCGGACGCATCGTTCAACAGGACGGTACGCCCCAGATCTACCAGATCGATCGTCTCAAGGAAACCGTCCGGCTTGCCGCCGGACTGGACGCCGAGAAACGCCTGGGCGACGACGCGATCGAACGCGCCATCGCCGTGCTTGAGCGTTTTGGCGACCGCCTGCGCAGCTTCCACCCCAACCGGGTGCGCGCGGTGGCCACCAATACCTTCCGGGTGGCGCGCAACACGCGCGACTTCCTGCCTCGCGCCGAAGCGGCGCTGGGCTTTCCGATTGAAGTCATCGCGGGCCGCGAAGAAGCCCGCCTGATCTTTTCGGGCGTCGTCCACACGCTGCCACCGTCGCCCAACAAGCGCCTGGTCATCGACATCGGTGGCGGGTCCACCGAAGTCATCATCGGCAAGGGGCACGAGCCGGGCCTGATGTCGTCGCTGTACATGGGTTGCGTCAGCTACAGCCGTCAGTTCTTCTCTGACGGCGTGGTGGACGCGCACCAGATGAAACAGGCTGAATTGGCGGCACGGCGTGAAATTGAAGTCATCGCCAAGCAGTACCGCAAGATGGGCTGGAAAGAAGCCTATGGCTCCTCCGGCACCGCCAAGGCGCTGTTCGCCATCCTGACCGAAAGCCGCTTTTCCGACCGCGGCATTACCCGCGCCGGCCTGGCCAAGCTGAAAGACCGCATCGTGCGCTCGGGCCGCGTCATCCCGTCCGAGCTGCCCGGCATCAAGATCGAGCGTTCCGATGTGCTGCCCGGCGGGCTGGCCATCATGACCGCCCTGTTCGACGAATTGGGCATCGACGTCATGCACACCGGCGACGGCGCGCTGCGCCTTGGCGTGCTGTATGACCTGCTGGGCCGCGACGACGAACACGACAAGCGCGACGAATCGGTGCGCCAGTTCATGAAGCGCTACCACGTGGACGTGAACCAGGCGCGCCGTGTGCGCCATGCCGCGCTGACGCTGTTTGACGCGATGTTCCCCGAAGGCCAGGAACGCGCGGAACTGCGTCCGGCGCTGGGCTGGGCGGCGGACTTGCACGAAGTGGGCGTGTCGATTGCGCACAATGCGTATCACAAGCACACGGCCTACGTGCTGGAAAACGCCGACATGCCGGGCTTCTCGCGCGCCGACCAGCAACTGCTTGCACTGTTGGCGCTGGGCCACCAGGGCAAGCTGACCAAGCTGGAACCGCTGATCCGCACCCGGGCGCAATGGAAAGCCATCCTGAGCCTGCGCCTGGCCGTGCTGCTGTTCCGCCGCCGTGGCGAAATCGAGCCCCTGCCGCTGACCGCGTCGGTACGCGAAAGCTCCATCGTTGTGCGGGTCAACCGCGACTGGCTGACCCAGCACCCCTTGAGCGACTTCACCCTGCGCGCTGAAGAAGCGGAATGGAACAAGGTGGGCTTTTCGTTCGAACTGCTGGAGTTCTGA
- the pstA gene encoding phosphate ABC transporter permease PstA, whose amino-acid sequence MAVSVLNMQNGIYRRRRVVNRIMLAVSLTTLVFGLFWLFWIILTLLTRGAPALSYTLFTEITPPPGQTGGLINAIFGSVVMAGVGTLIGTPVGILAGTYLAEYGHRGWLAPATRFLNDVLLSAPSIIIGLFIYAVYVAQVGHYSGWAGALALSILVIPVVVRTTDNMLMLVPNSLREAAAALGCPKWRMITLVCYRAAKTGIITGVLLAIARISGETAPLLFTALSNQFMSFNMNAPMANLPVVIYQYAASPFKDWNDLAWAGATLITLLVLGINILARNMFRNK is encoded by the coding sequence ATGGCTGTATCCGTACTCAATATGCAGAATGGCATTTACCGCCGGCGCCGCGTGGTCAACCGCATCATGCTGGCGGTGTCCCTGACCACGCTGGTGTTCGGGCTGTTCTGGCTGTTCTGGATCATTCTGACCCTGCTGACCCGGGGCGCCCCCGCGCTGTCCTACACGCTGTTCACCGAGATCACCCCGCCGCCCGGCCAAACGGGTGGCCTGATCAACGCTATTTTCGGCAGCGTGGTGATGGCCGGCGTGGGCACGCTGATCGGTACGCCGGTCGGCATCCTGGCGGGCACCTACCTGGCTGAATATGGCCATCGCGGCTGGCTCGCGCCCGCCACGCGGTTTTTGAATGACGTGCTGCTGTCGGCGCCGTCCATCATCATCGGCCTGTTCATCTATGCCGTGTATGTGGCGCAGGTGGGGCATTACTCGGGTTGGGCCGGCGCGCTGGCGTTGTCCATCCTGGTGATTCCGGTGGTGGTGCGCACCACCGACAACATGCTGATGCTCGTGCCCAACAGCCTGCGCGAAGCCGCGGCCGCGCTGGGGTGTCCCAAGTGGCGCATGATCACGCTGGTGTGCTATCGCGCTGCCAAGACCGGCATCATCACCGGCGTGCTGCTGGCCATTGCCCGGATCTCGGGCGAGACCGCGCCGCTGCTGTTCACGGCGCTGTCCAACCAGTTCATGTCGTTCAACATGAACGCGCCGATGGCCAACCTGCCGGTCGTGATCTACCAATACGCCGCCAGCCCCTTCAAGGACTGGAACGACCTGGCCTGGGCCGGGGCCACGCTGATTACGCTGCTGGTGCTGGGTATCAACATCCTTGCCCGCAACATGTTCCGCAACAAGTAA
- the folP gene encoding dihydropteroate synthase: MANNFLCGRFEFDLERPLVMGIVNVTPDSFSDGGQHDDTDSAVAHARQLIEEGAQILDLGGESTRPGADPVSVADELDRLLPVIEALRDCGVPLSIDTFKPEVMRATLDAGADMINDIYGFRQPGAVEAVAQSRCGLCVMHMKGEPRTMQASPPEYTDLIGEIGFFLGSRAQKLRAAWIDPRRIVLDPGFGFGKTADQNFQLLRRLSSLRSTGYPLLIGLSRKNMIGQATGRPVGDRLSGSIAAALACVSRGASIVRVHDVAATVDALKVWHAAEQGAISS, translated from the coding sequence ATGGCAAATAACTTCCTTTGCGGGCGCTTCGAGTTTGATCTCGAGCGCCCGCTTGTCATGGGTATCGTCAATGTCACGCCGGATTCGTTTTCCGACGGCGGCCAGCACGACGATACGGATTCCGCGGTGGCGCACGCGCGCCAGTTGATCGAAGAGGGCGCGCAGATCCTGGATCTGGGCGGTGAGTCCACACGCCCTGGCGCCGATCCGGTTTCCGTGGCCGATGAGCTCGACCGCCTGTTGCCCGTGATCGAGGCATTGCGCGATTGCGGCGTGCCCTTATCCATCGACACCTTCAAGCCGGAAGTCATGCGCGCCACGCTGGACGCGGGCGCCGACATGATCAACGACATCTATGGCTTTCGCCAACCCGGCGCCGTCGAGGCAGTGGCGCAATCGCGCTGCGGGCTTTGCGTAATGCACATGAAAGGCGAGCCTCGTACCATGCAGGCCTCGCCCCCCGAATACACCGACCTGATCGGTGAAATCGGATTCTTCCTGGGGTCTCGCGCGCAGAAGCTGCGCGCGGCCTGGATAGACCCTCGCCGCATCGTGCTGGACCCGGGATTCGGGTTCGGCAAGACGGCGGACCAAAACTTCCAATTGCTGCGCCGCTTGTCCAGTTTGCGCAGCACCGGTTATCCATTGCTGATCGGCCTGTCGCGCAAGAACATGATCGGGCAGGCCACGGGCCGACCGGTCGGCGACCGGCTGTCCGGCAGCATCGCCGCAGCGCTTGCCTGCGTGTCCCGGGGCGCTTCCATCGTGCGTGTGCACGATGTTGCCGCCACCGTGGATGCCCTTAAGGTATGGCATGCGGCTGAACAAGGAGCTATCAGTTCATGA
- the glmM gene encoding phosphoglucosamine mutase, producing the protein MSQRKYFGTDGVRGEVGGPVINAEFALRLGYAAGRVLAREHAVRGGSRPQVVIGKDTRISGYMLESALEAGLSAAGIDVLLAGPIPTPAVAYLTRALRLVAGIVISASHNPYQDNGIKFFSAQGMKLPDEIEAAIEAALDEPLGCVSSEGLGRARRMSDSQGRYIEFCKSTFPYDLDLNGMKIVVDAAHGAAYNIAPHVFRELGAEVHAIGVHPDGFNINKGVGALHPESLAKEVQARGAHLGIALDGDADRLQVVDGEGRIYNGDELLYAIVRERMQRGKVDGVVGTLMTNFGFEREMKRLGVGFERANVGDRYVLEQMQAHGWQYGGESSGHLLCLDCHSTGDGIIAALQVLTALRRSGETMAQWVRDLRMYPQKMINVPLTPGQDWKTHAGLTAAREAVEAELNGRGRILIRASGTEPKLRLMVEAEDESLAVSCAEKLAASLA; encoded by the coding sequence ATGAGTCAACGCAAGTATTTCGGCACCGATGGGGTGCGTGGTGAAGTCGGCGGTCCGGTGATCAACGCCGAATTTGCGCTGCGCCTGGGTTATGCCGCCGGCCGTGTGCTGGCGCGCGAACACGCTGTGCGCGGCGGTAGCCGCCCGCAGGTCGTCATTGGCAAGGACACGCGCATTTCGGGCTACATGCTGGAATCCGCCCTTGAAGCCGGCTTGTCCGCCGCCGGCATCGACGTGCTGCTGGCCGGCCCCATCCCGACGCCGGCCGTGGCCTATCTGACCCGGGCATTGCGTTTGGTGGCGGGCATCGTCATCAGCGCCTCGCACAACCCGTATCAGGACAACGGCATCAAGTTCTTCTCGGCGCAGGGCATGAAGCTGCCGGACGAAATCGAAGCAGCGATCGAAGCCGCGCTGGACGAGCCGCTGGGCTGCGTCAGTTCCGAAGGCTTGGGCCGCGCCCGCCGCATGTCGGACTCCCAAGGCCGCTACATCGAGTTCTGCAAGAGCACCTTCCCCTACGATCTGGACCTGAACGGGATGAAGATCGTTGTGGACGCCGCGCACGGTGCCGCCTATAACATCGCCCCGCACGTGTTCCGCGAGCTGGGCGCCGAGGTGCATGCCATTGGTGTGCATCCGGACGGCTTCAATATCAACAAGGGCGTGGGCGCGTTGCACCCCGAATCCCTGGCCAAGGAAGTGCAGGCGCGTGGCGCCCACCTGGGCATCGCCCTGGACGGCGACGCCGACCGGCTGCAGGTTGTGGACGGCGAAGGCCGCATCTATAACGGCGACGAACTGCTGTACGCCATCGTGCGCGAGCGCATGCAGCGCGGCAAGGTCGACGGCGTGGTCGGTACGCTGATGACCAATTTCGGCTTCGAGCGCGAGATGAAGCGCCTGGGCGTGGGCTTCGAGCGCGCCAACGTGGGCGACCGCTACGTGCTGGAGCAAATGCAGGCGCACGGCTGGCAGTACGGCGGCGAAAGCTCTGGCCACCTGCTGTGCCTGGATTGCCACTCCACGGGCGACGGCATCATCGCCGCCTTGCAGGTGCTGACCGCCCTGCGCCGCAGCGGCGAGACGATGGCGCAATGGGTGCGCGATCTGCGCATGTATCCGCAGAAGATGATCAACGTGCCGTTGACGCCCGGCCAGGACTGGAAGACCCACGCCGGGCTGACTGCCGCGCGCGAAGCGGTCGAGGCGGAACTGAACGGCCGCGGTCGCATCCTGATCCGCGCTTCGGGTACTGAACCCAAGCTGCGCTTGATGGTCGAAGCGGAAGATGAATCCCTTGCTGTTTCCTGCGCAGAGAAGCTTGCCGCCAGCTTGGCCTAA
- the pstC gene encoding phosphate ABC transporter permease subunit PstC: MSAVMDNSVPLSPSVADSVTTGTPSPMKQNKNALMDALFKNLTRLFAFLVFILLAAILVSLIYGSRESLAKYGLSFLWLNDWDPVNQNYGAVVPIIGTLLTSAIALIIAVPVSFGIAIFLTELSPTWLRRPLGTAVEMLAAIPSIIYGMWGLFVFVPVFQQYVQPFLIATLGNVPIIGGLFAGPPFGIGIFTAGLILSIMIIPFIAAVMRDVFELVPAMLKESAYGLGSTTWEVMWRVVLPFTKSGVIGGIMLGLGRALGETMAVTFVIGNAFKWSGSLFSPGNSIASALANEFNEAGGIQKSALLELGLILFLITTIVLALAKVLLVRLSVGEGKKS, encoded by the coding sequence ATGAGCGCGGTAATGGATAATAGTGTGCCGCTTTCGCCCAGCGTGGCGGACTCCGTGACTACCGGCACGCCTTCGCCTATGAAGCAAAATAAAAACGCGCTGATGGATGCGCTATTCAAGAATCTGACCCGCCTGTTCGCCTTCCTGGTGTTCATTTTGCTGGCGGCCATTCTTGTATCCCTGATCTACGGCAGCCGCGAATCGCTGGCCAAGTATGGCCTGTCGTTCCTGTGGCTGAACGATTGGGATCCCGTCAACCAGAACTACGGCGCCGTGGTGCCCATCATCGGCACGCTGCTGACCTCGGCCATCGCCTTGATCATCGCCGTGCCGGTTTCGTTCGGCATCGCCATCTTCCTGACCGAACTGTCGCCGACCTGGCTGCGTCGCCCCTTGGGCACGGCCGTGGAAATGCTGGCGGCCATTCCGTCCATCATCTATGGCATGTGGGGCCTGTTCGTCTTCGTGCCCGTGTTCCAGCAGTATGTGCAGCCGTTCCTGATCGCCACCCTGGGCAACGTGCCCATCATCGGCGGCCTGTTCGCGGGGCCGCCGTTTGGCATCGGTATCTTCACTGCCGGCCTGATCCTGTCGATCATGATCATCCCGTTCATCGCCGCCGTGATGCGCGACGTGTTCGAGCTGGTGCCGGCCATGTTGAAGGAATCGGCCTACGGCTTGGGCAGCACAACCTGGGAAGTCATGTGGCGCGTGGTGCTGCCCTTCACCAAGTCGGGCGTCATCGGCGGCATCATGCTGGGCCTGGGCCGGGCATTGGGCGAGACGATGGCCGTCACGTTCGTGATCGGCAACGCCTTCAAGTGGTCGGGGTCGCTGTTTTCACCGGGCAACTCGATCGCCTCGGCGCTGGCCAACGAATTCAATGAAGCGGGCGGCATTCAGAAGTCGGCGTTGCTGGAGCTGGGCTTGATCCTGTTCCTGATCACGACGATCGTGCTGGCCCTGGCCAAAGTGCTGCTGGTTCGCCTGTCCGTCGGCGAAGGCAAGAAATCCTGA
- the pstS gene encoding phosphate ABC transporter substrate-binding protein PstS, protein MFKRVFKQVSVGVALSAAVFAVQAANVTGAGASFPYPVYAKWASDYKAATNNAINYQSIGSGGGQQQIIAKTVDFGASDDPMKAADLEKNGLLQFPAVIGGTVAVVNVDGIEPGKLKLSGTVLADIFLGKIKKWDDSAIKALNPDLKLPSADIIVVHRSDGSGTTFGWTNYLSKVSADWKSQVGEGKAVKWPTGQGGKGNEGVAAYVGQLKNSIGYVEYAYAKQNKLAWTQLQNKDGKFVQPEQKAFAAAAANADWKSAPGMGVVLTNEPGADSWPVTAATFILIHKSQAKPAQGKAVLDFFDWAFKNGAKSAEALDYVPLPEAVTKEIRAAWGEVKAADGTPVWK, encoded by the coding sequence ATGTTCAAACGTGTCTTCAAACAAGTTTCCGTGGGCGTCGCGCTGAGCGCCGCTGTATTTGCCGTGCAAGCCGCCAATGTGACCGGCGCCGGCGCATCGTTCCCGTACCCGGTCTACGCCAAGTGGGCGTCGGACTACAAGGCAGCCACCAACAACGCGATCAACTACCAGTCCATCGGTTCGGGCGGCGGCCAGCAACAGATCATCGCCAAGACCGTCGATTTCGGCGCTTCGGACGATCCCATGAAGGCGGCTGACCTGGAAAAGAACGGTCTGCTGCAGTTCCCCGCCGTGATCGGCGGCACCGTCGCGGTCGTGAACGTCGACGGCATTGAGCCGGGCAAGCTGAAGCTGTCGGGCACCGTGCTGGCTGATATCTTCCTGGGCAAGATCAAGAAGTGGGACGACAGCGCCATCAAGGCACTGAACCCCGACCTGAAGCTGCCTTCGGCCGACATCATCGTTGTTCACCGTTCGGATGGCTCGGGCACGACCTTCGGCTGGACCAACTACCTGTCCAAGGTCTCGGCTGACTGGAAGTCGCAAGTCGGTGAAGGCAAGGCCGTCAAGTGGCCCACCGGCCAAGGTGGCAAGGGCAACGAAGGCGTCGCTGCCTACGTGGGCCAGTTGAAGAACTCGATCGGCTATGTGGAATACGCCTACGCCAAGCAGAACAAGCTGGCCTGGACGCAACTGCAGAACAAGGACGGCAAGTTCGTCCAGCCCGAGCAGAAGGCATTCGCCGCCGCGGCCGCCAACGCCGACTGGAAGAGCGCACCCGGCATGGGCGTGGTCCTGACCAACGAACCGGGCGCCGATTCGTGGCCCGTTACGGCAGCCACCTTCATCCTGATCCACAAGTCGCAAGCCAAGCCGGCGCAAGGCAAGGCCGTGCTGGACTTCTTTGACTGGGCGTTCAAGAACGGCGCCAAGTCGGCTGAAGCCCTGGACTACGTGCCGCTGCCGGAAGCCGTGACCAAGGAAATCCGCGCCGCCTGGGGCGAAGTCAAAGCCGCCGACGGCACCCCCGTCTGGAAGTAG
- the pstB gene encoding phosphate ABC transporter ATP-binding protein PstB — translation MENTATAVKNKIEVKNLNFYYGKFHAIRNVNMSIQEKKVTAFIGPSGCGKSTLLRTFNRMFELYPGQRAEGEIVLDGENLLTTKTDISLIRAKIGMVFQKPTPFPMSIYDNIAFGVRLFERLSKGEMDERVEWALSKAALWNEVKDKLHQSGNSLSGGQQQRLCIARGVAIKPEVLLLDEPCSALDPISTAKIEELIAELKNDYTVVIVTHNMQQAARCSDYTAYMYLGELMEFGQTDQIFVKPSRKETEDYITGRFG, via the coding sequence ATGGAAAACACCGCTACCGCCGTCAAGAACAAGATCGAGGTCAAGAACCTGAACTTCTACTACGGCAAGTTCCATGCGATCCGCAATGTGAACATGTCGATCCAGGAGAAGAAGGTCACCGCCTTCATCGGCCCCTCGGGCTGCGGCAAGTCGACGCTGTTGCGCACGTTCAACCGCATGTTTGAACTCTACCCGGGCCAGCGCGCCGAGGGCGAAATCGTGCTGGACGGCGAGAACCTGCTGACGACCAAGACCGATATCTCGCTGATCCGCGCCAAGATCGGCATGGTGTTCCAGAAGCCCACGCCGTTTCCGATGAGCATCTACGACAACATCGCGTTTGGCGTGCGCCTGTTCGAGCGCCTGTCCAAGGGTGAAATGGACGAGCGCGTGGAATGGGCCTTGAGCAAGGCCGCGCTGTGGAACGAAGTGAAAGACAAGCTGCACCAAAGCGGCAACAGCCTGTCGGGCGGCCAGCAACAGCGCTTGTGCATTGCGCGCGGCGTGGCCATCAAGCCGGAAGTGCTGCTGCTGGACGAGCCGTGTTCCGCGCTGGACCCGATTTCCACCGCCAAGATCGAAGAGCTGATCGCCGAACTGAAGAACGACTACACCGTCGTCATCGTGACGCACAACATGCAACAGGCCGCGCGCTGCTCGGACTACACCGCCTACATGTACCTGGGCGAGCTCATGGAATTCGGCCAGACCGACCAGATCTTCGTGAAGCCGTCGCGCAAGGAAACCGAGGACTACATCACGGGCCGCTTCGGCTGA
- a CDS encoding GNAT family N-acetyltransferase, with translation MLELARTTPSRNPAEPWKGNAPKVLAVGLARTAEEIEQIQRLRYDVFTEDMGAVFPDALDGIEHDRFDPFCEHLMVREMDTGRVVGTYRILTPEKAREAGGYYAQSEFDLSGLGPIRDQLVEVGRSCTHSDYRNGGVIMLLWSGLTEYLRRGGYEYVLGCASVSLRDDGVTAAEVWRTIMPKLPQAGEPSVTPLHRYPVEKLNSTLPARVPPLIKGYLKLGAKVCGEPAWDPDFNAADFPVLLKMERMDERYRRHFGLDQPTAVNGQR, from the coding sequence ATGCTTGAATTAGCACGCACCACCCCAAGCCGTAATCCCGCAGAACCCTGGAAGGGCAACGCTCCAAAAGTGTTGGCGGTGGGCTTGGCGCGCACGGCTGAAGAAATCGAGCAGATCCAGCGTCTGCGTTACGACGTCTTCACCGAGGACATGGGCGCGGTGTTTCCCGACGCGCTTGACGGCATTGAGCACGACCGCTTCGACCCTTTTTGCGAACACCTGATGGTGCGCGAAATGGATACAGGTCGCGTCGTCGGCACGTATCGAATCTTGACTCCTGAAAAGGCGCGAGAAGCGGGCGGCTATTACGCGCAATCAGAGTTTGATCTTTCCGGGCTGGGTCCCATTCGTGACCAACTGGTTGAAGTGGGCCGGTCGTGCACCCATTCCGACTACCGCAACGGCGGGGTGATCATGCTGTTGTGGTCGGGCCTGACGGAATACCTGCGGCGCGGCGGCTACGAATACGTGTTGGGCTGCGCCAGCGTCAGCCTGCGGGACGATGGCGTTACCGCCGCCGAAGTCTGGCGCACCATCATGCCGAAGCTGCCCCAGGCCGGCGAGCCCAGTGTTACCCCGCTGCACCGCTACCCGGTGGAAAAATTGAACAGCACCTTGCCGGCGCGCGTGCCGCCGTTGATCAAGGGCTACCTGAAGCTGGGGGCCAAAGTCTGTGGCGAACCCGCCTGGGACCCGGATTTCAATGCCGCCGACTTCCCGGTGCTGCTGAAGATGGAGCGGATGGACGAGCGCTACCGCCGCCACTTCGGCCTGGACCAACCGACGGCCGTCAACGGCCAGCGCTGA
- the ppk1 gene encoding polyphosphate kinase 1 — protein sequence MPTRPPGEPLLMNRELSLLKFNERVLAMAENPTTPLLERLRYVCIVSSNLDEFFEIRISSLKEQQLQSPNLVGPDGMTPDQAFENVQHAVHALVARQYNLLNDDILPAMQAEGITLHHASEWNAEQQEWARQVFNRDVMPLLTPIGLDPAHPFPRVYNKSLNFIVSLSGADAFGRQASIAVVQAPRALPRLIKMPPELSGHPEGFILLTSLLRAFVGELFPGLEMLGCYQWRVTRNSDLFVDEEEVTNLRHALQGELSQRNFGAAVRLEIDKLTPVELETFLQREFSLKAEDTYRVPGPVNLSRLMQLCNSDLRPDLLFPEYRAPVPAPFDKVGDKPQDLFEAVAAQDRLLHHPYQSFQPVIDFLTAAALDPDVMAIKQTIYRTGEDSELMKILLAAARAGKEVTVVVELMARFDEQTNINWASKLEEVGAHVVYGVVAHKTHAKMAVVLRREKGRLRRYAHLGTGNYHPRTARLYTDFGLLTADPKLCEDMDKVFAQLTGLGARRSLKALMQSPFTMHDGMVALIRAEARAAKAGKRARIMAKMNSLLEEQVIEELYKASQAGVKIDLIVRGVCALRAGVSGLSENIRVRSIVGRFLEHSRVFYFYADGEETVYLSSADWMDRNFFRRVEIAFPIYDKTLKKRVIDEAFTYALRDNQLAWQQKPDGDYARVKSRREPFNVHQYLMQKLGV from the coding sequence ATGCCCACACGCCCGCCTGGCGAGCCTTTGCTCATGAATCGTGAATTGTCGCTGCTCAAATTCAACGAGCGCGTGCTGGCGATGGCGGAAAATCCGACGACACCGTTGCTGGAGCGGCTGCGTTACGTGTGTATCGTCAGTTCCAATCTGGATGAGTTCTTCGAAATCCGGATTTCCAGCCTGAAAGAGCAGCAGCTTCAGTCGCCCAACCTGGTGGGCCCCGACGGGATGACGCCGGATCAGGCCTTTGAAAACGTCCAGCATGCCGTGCACGCCCTGGTGGCGCGCCAATACAACCTGCTTAACGACGACATCCTGCCCGCCATGCAGGCAGAAGGCATCACCCTGCATCACGCGTCCGAATGGAACGCCGAGCAGCAGGAGTGGGCGCGCCAGGTGTTCAACCGCGATGTGATGCCGCTGCTGACCCCCATCGGGCTGGACCCGGCGCATCCGTTTCCCCGCGTCTACAACAAGAGCCTGAACTTCATTGTGTCGCTGTCGGGCGCCGACGCCTTCGGCCGGCAGGCCTCGATTGCCGTGGTGCAGGCGCCGCGCGCCCTGCCGCGCCTGATCAAGATGCCGCCCGAGCTGTCCGGCCACCCGGAAGGCTTCATTCTGCTGACGTCCTTGCTGCGTGCCTTTGTGGGTGAACTGTTCCCCGGACTGGAAATGCTGGGCTGCTACCAGTGGCGCGTCACCCGCAACAGCGACCTGTTTGTTGACGAAGAAGAAGTCACCAACCTGCGCCACGCCTTGCAAGGCGAGTTGTCGCAGCGTAATTTCGGCGCCGCCGTCCGCCTGGAAATCGACAAGCTCACCCCTGTCGAACTCGAAACCTTCCTGCAGCGGGAATTTTCGCTGAAGGCCGAAGACACCTACCGCGTGCCAGGCCCCGTGAACCTGTCGCGCCTGATGCAGTTGTGCAATTCCGACCTGCGGCCCGATCTGCTGTTTCCGGAATACCGCGCGCCCGTGCCCGCGCCGTTCGACAAGGTGGGCGACAAGCCGCAAGACCTGTTCGAGGCCGTGGCCGCGCAGGACCGCCTGCTTCACCACCCCTACCAGTCGTTCCAGCCCGTTATTGATTTCCTGACCGCCGCGGCGCTGGACCCCGACGTCATGGCCATCAAGCAGACCATCTACCGCACGGGCGAAGATTCCGAGCTGATGAAGATCCTGCTGGCCGCCGCGCGGGCCGGCAAGGAAGTGACGGTGGTGGTGGAGTTGATGGCTCGCTTCGACGAGCAGACCAACATCAATTGGGCGTCCAAGCTGGAAGAGGTGGGGGCGCACGTGGTGTATGGCGTGGTGGCCCACAAGACGCACGCCAAGATGGCCGTGGTGCTGCGTCGCGAAAAAGGGCGTTTGCGCCGCTATGCCCACCTGGGTACCGGCAACTACCATCCCCGCACGGCCCGCCTGTACACCGACTTTGGCCTGCTGACCGCCGACCCGAAGTTGTGCGAGGACATGGACAAGGTGTTTGCGCAGTTGACCGGGCTGGGCGCGCGCCGCTCGCTCAAGGCACTGATGCAGTCGCCGTTCACCATGCATGACGGCATGGTGGCGCTGATCCGTGCCGAGGCGCGGGCGGCCAAGGCGGGCAAGCGCGCGCGCATCATGGCCAAGATGAATTCGCTGCTGGAAGAGCAGGTGATCGAAGAGCTCTACAAGGCCAGCCAGGCCGGGGTCAAGATCGACCTGATCGTGCGCGGGGTGTGTGCGTTGCGCGCCGGCGTGTCCGGGCTGTCTGAGAACATCCGCGTGCGGTCCATCGTGGGCCGCTTCCTGGAGCACTCGCGGGTGTTCTATTTCTATGCGGACGGCGAGGAAACGGTCTATCTGTCTTCGGCCGACTGGATGGACCGCAACTTCTTCCGTCGGGTGGAAATAGCGTTCCCGATCTACGACAAGACCCTGAAAAAGCGGGTGATCGACGAAGCGTTTACCTACGCGCTGCGCGACAACCAACTGGCGTGGCAGCAGAAGCCGGATGGCGACTATGCTCGGGTGAAGAGCCGCCGCGAACCCTTCAACGTGCACCAATACCTGATGCAGAAGCTGGGCGTATAA